The Hemibagrus wyckioides isolate EC202008001 linkage group LG15, SWU_Hwy_1.0, whole genome shotgun sequence genome window below encodes:
- the gdi1 gene encoding rab GDP dissociation inhibitor alpha, producing the protein MDEEYDVIVLGTGLTECILSGIMSVNGKKVLHMDRNPYYGGESSSITPLEELYKRFELPDGPPESMGRGRDWNVDLIPKFLMANGQLVKMLLYTEVTRYLDFKVVEGSFVYKGGKIYKVPSTETEALASNLMGMFEKRRFRKFLVFVANFDENDPKTFEGVDPKQTTMGEVYKKFDLGQDVIDFTGHALALYRTDDYLEQPCLETINRIKLYSESLARYGKSPYLYPLYGLGELPQGFARLSAIYGGTYMLNKPVDEIVMEDGHVIGVKSEGEIARCKQLICDPSYIPDRVRKAGQVIRVICILSHPIKNTNDANSCQIIIPQNQVNRKSDIYVCMISYAHNVAAQGKYIAIVSTTVETAEPEAEIEPALELLEPIDQKFVAISDMYEPTDDGSESQIFASRSYDATTHFETTCNDIKDIYKRMTGSDFDFENMKRKQNDVFGEEEQ; encoded by the exons ATGGATGAGGAATATGATGTGATCGTCCTGGGCACCGGACTCACA GAATGCATTCTCTCTGGGATCATGTCAGTCAATGGAAAGAAAGTTTTGCACATGGACCGGAACCCATATTATGGAGGTGAAAGTTCCTCCATCACCCCTCTGGAGGAG CTTTACAAGCGATTTGAGCTTCCGGATGGCCCTCCAGAGTCAATGGGCCGGGGACGAGACTGGAACGTTGACCTCATCCCTAAATTTCTCATGGCCAATG GGCAGTTAGTTAAGATGCTGTTGTACACTGAGGTGACCAGATATTTGGACTTCAAAGTGGTGGAAGGAAGCTTTGTATATAAAGGGGGCAAGATCTACAAAGTCCCCTCGACAGAGACTGAAGCACTGGCATCCA ATCTAATGGGAATGTTTGAGAAGAGACGTTTCCGGAAATTCCTGGTCTTTGTGGCCAACTTTGATGAGAATGACCCGAAGACTTTTGAGGGCGTTGATCCCAAGCAGACCACAATGGGAGAGGTGTATAAGAAGTTTGACCTGGGCCAGGATGTTATTGATTTCACCGGACATGCCTTGGCTCTCTACAGAACAGACGA TTACCTCGAGCAGCCATGCCTGGAGACTATTAATCGTATCAAGTTGTACAGCGAATCGTTGGCCCGTTATGGGAAGAGCCCTTACCTGTACCCGCTGTACGGCTTAGGGGAACTGCCACAGGGCTTTGCCAG GCTAAGTGCTATTTATGGAGGAACCTACATGCTTAACAAGCCGGTGGATGAGATTGTCATGGAGGACGGCCATGTCATTGGAGTAAAATCTGAAGGAGAG ATCGCACGATGCAAGCAGCTGATCTGTGACCCCAGTTACATCCCGGACCGCGTGCGCAAAGCAGGCCAGGTGATTCGGGTCATCTGCATCCTCAGCCATCCCATAAAGAACACTAACGATGCAAACTCGTGTCAGATCATCATCCCGCAGAACCAAGTTAACCGCAAGTCAG ATATCTATGTGTGCATGATCTCCTATGCCCATAATGTGGCGGCCCAGGGCAAGTACATCGCCATTGTGAGCACCACTGTGGAAACCGCCGAGCCTGAAGCTGAAATTGAGCCTGCACTTGAGCTGCTGGAGCCAATTGACCAAAA GTTCGTGGCTATCAGTGACATGTACGAACCGACAGATGATGGGTCAGAAAGCCAG ATTTTTGCGTCACGGTCTTATGATGCCACCACTCATTTCGAGACAACCTGCAATGACATCAAGGACATCTACAAGCGCATGACCGGCAGCGACTTCGACTTCGAGAACATGAAGCGCAAACAGAACGACGTCTTCGGGGAGGAAGAGCAGTGA
- the atp6ap1b gene encoding V-type proton ATPase subunit S1b: MAEVSSRSGCASAMAKFSVLFVFSLLCTCRAQVPLIMWTSDGYTLPTPLEPSAGEIVSGAKLASYLKSAWPTSPRNVLLFLQDELSMDDFTAYGGVYGNKEDSAFVNLESALQASTPMVLPALAWTAADSVEKIFQQELAVPALNIAPSELSQLQLNTDQPSLLVIRLPYTAGAHSKELLRKNDETIGYVLNTLRDQSAPYTAVYTGLRPSHVIQDTSMSWELAGRSLLQAPPEQAVKPPLTFNDTKGKPCILLWANQLNVGYDRGQFFDLGSLTFNGSVSLNGSFCNGTLSKLVLNYQNVLNFKSFQVIFFMHKIFFPVSARDWSVMEQVQLNYDGQTAIFNASRGIYSPAEYSFHCQKVSNAQSPLLVPRVVTDNATRWRVLFTDFQIQGFNVTGNFSYASDCASFFTPAIWMGLVTSLLMVLILTYGLHMLMQLSTMDRFDDPKGPSISVPQTE, from the exons ATGGCGGAAGTTAGTAGTCGGTCTGGATGTGCCTCAGCTATGGCGaagttttcagttttgtttgtattttctttattatgtACCTGCAGAGCACAAGTGCCTTTAATCATGTGGACCAGTGATGG GTACACTTTGCCAACCCCGCTTGAACCATCAGCTGGCGAGATTGTCTCAGGTGCGAAGTTGGCGTCCTATCTAAAATCAGCCTGGCCGACTTCGCCAAGGAATGTGCTGCTGTTTTTACAGGACGAG TTAAGCATGGATGATTTCACAGCATATGGTGGTGTGTACGGCAACAAGGAAGACAGCGCCTTCGTAAACTTGGAG TCTGCATTGCAGGCGTCCACTCCCATGGTGTTGCCAGCTCTGGCCTGGACTGCAGCCGACTCGGTGGAGAAAATCTTCCAGCAAGAGCTTGCCGTTCCAGCACTCAACATTGCTCCGTCTGAACTCAGCCAGCTTCAGCTGAACACAGACCAGCCTTCGCTACTGGTCATCAGGCTCCCATACACCGCTGG GGCCCACTCAAAAGAGCTTCTTAGGAAAAATg ATGAGACCATTGGCTATGTCCTGAATACACTGCGAGATCAGAGTGCGCCTTACACCGCTGTTTACACCGGCCTGAGACCTTCTCAT GTGATTCAGGACACATCCATGTCTTGGGAATTAGCAGGACGCTCGCTGCTGCAGGCGCCACCAGAACAGGCTGTGAAACCTCCACTGACTTTCAACGATACTAAAGGAAAGCCTTGTATCCTACTCTGGGCCAATCAACTAAACGTTGGCTACGACAGGGGACAATTTTTTGATTTGGGCTCTCTTACTTTCAATGGCTCAGTCTCTCTGAATGGTTCTTTCTGTAATGGAACCTTATCCAA ACTTGTCCTGAATTACCAAAATGTCCTGAATTTTAAATCCTTCCAGGTTAT CTTCTTCATGCACAAGATCTTCTTCCCCGTGTCGGCTCGTGACTGGTCGGTCATGGAGCAGGTGCAACTGAACTATGACGGTCAGACGGCCATCTTCAACGCTAGCCGTGGAATCTATTCTCCTGCTGAGTATTCCTTCCACTGTCAGAAAGTGAGCAATGCTCAGAGCCCACTACTGGTGCCACGCGTTGTGACCGACAACGCCACCCGCTGGAGAGTCCTCTTCACTGACTTCCAG ATACAGGGCTTCAACGTGACTGGAAATTTCTCGTATGCCAGCGACTGTGCCAGCTTCTTCACGCCGGCAATCTGGATGGGGCTGGTCACGTCTCTGCTCATGGTTTTAATCCTCACCTACGGCCTGCACATGCTTATGCAGCTGAGCACCATGGACCGCTTCGACGATCCTAAAGGCCCGAGCATTTCAGTGCCTCAGACCGAGTAA